One region of Mus musculus strain C57BL/6J chromosome 15, GRCm38.p6 C57BL/6J genomic DNA includes:
- the Scx gene encoding basic helix-loop-helix transcription factor scleraxis, which translates to MSFAMLRSAPPPGRYLYPEVSPLSEDEDRGSESSGSDEKPCRVHAARCGLQGARRRAGGRRAAGSGPGPGGRPGREPRQRHTANARERDRTNSVNTAFTALRTLIPTEPADRKLSKIETLRLASSYISHLGNVLLVGEACGDGQPCHSGPAFFHSGRAGSPLPPPPPPPPLARDGGENTQPKQICTFCLSNQRKLSKDRDRKTAIRS; encoded by the exons ATGTCCTTCGCCATGCTGCGTTCAGCGCCGCCGCCGGGTCGCTACCTGTACCCTGAGGTGAGCCCGCTGTCGGAGGATGAGGACCGCGGAAGCGAGAGCTCGGGCTCCGACGAGAAACCCTGCCGTGTGCATGCTGCGCGCTGTGGCCTCCAGGGCGCCCGGCGGCGGGCAGGAGGACGGAGGGCCGCGGGTAGCGGGCCAGGACCCGGGGGGCGGCCAGGCCGCGAGCCCCGGCAGCGGCACACAGCGAATGCGCGCGAGCGGGACCGCACCAACAGCGTGAACACGGCCTTCACTGCGCTGCGCACACTCATCCCCACCGAGCCAGCGGACCGCAAGCTCTCCAAGATTGAGACGCTGCGCCTGGCCTCCAGCTACATTTCTCACCTGGGCAATGTGCTGCTGGTGGGTGAGGCCTGTGGCGACGGGCAACCATGCCACTCGGGACCCGCTTTCTTCCACAGCGGTCGTGCGGGCAGCCCactgccaccgccgccgccgccaccaccactggCCAGAGACGGCGGCGAGAACACCCAGCCCAAACAGATCTGCACCTTCTGCCTCAGCAACCAGAGAAAGTTG AGCAAAGACCGTGACAGAAAGACGGCGATTCGAAGTTAG
- the Bop1 gene encoding ribosome biogenesis protein BOP1 encodes MAGACGKPHMSPASLPGKRRLEPDQELQIQEPPLLSDPDSSLSDSEESVFSGLEDLGSDSSEEDTEGVAGSSGDEDNHRAEETSEELAQAAPLCSRTEEAGALAQDEYEEDSSDEEDIRNTVGNVPLAWYDEFPHVGYDLDGKRIYKPLRTRDELDQFLDKMDDPDFWRTVQDKMTGRDLRLTDEQVALVHRLQRGQFGDSGFNPYEPAVDFFSGDIMIHPVTNRPADKRSFIPSLVEKEKVSRMVHAIKMGWIKPRRPHDPTPSFYDLWAQEDPNAVLGRHKMHVPAPKLALPGHAESYNPPPEYLPTEEERSAWMQQEPVERKLNFLPQKFPSLRTVPAYSRFIQERFERCLDLYLCPRQRKMRVNVDPEDLIPKLPRPRDLQPFPVCQALVYRGHSDLVRCLSVSPGGQWLASGSDDGTLKLWEVATARCMKTVHVGGVVRSIAWNPNPTICLVAAAMDDAVLLLNPALGDRLLVGSTDQLLEAFTPPEEPALQPARWLEVSEEEHQRGLRLRICHSKPVTQVTWHGRGDYLAVVLSSQEHTQVLLHQVSRRRSQSPFRRSHGQVQCVAFHPSRPFLLVASQRSIRIYHLLRQELTKKLMPNCKWVSSMAVHPAGDNIICGSYDSKLVWFDLDLSTKPYKVLRHHKKALRAVAFHPRYPLFASGSDDGSVIVCHGMVYNDLLQNPLLVPVKVLKGHTLTRDLGVLDVAFHPTQPWVFSSGADGTIRLFS; translated from the exons ATGGCGGGGGCGTGTGGTAAGCCCCACATGTCACCGGCATCGCTGCCGGGGAAACGACGTTTGGAACCTGATCAGGAGCTGCAGATACAAGAG CCTCCTCTCCTCAGCGATCCTGACTCCAGTCTCTCTGACAGCGAGGAGAGTGTGTTTTCAGGCCTCGAAGATTTGGGCAGTGACTCGAGTGAGGAAGACACTGAAGGAGTGGCCGGATCCAGCGGTGACGAAGACAACCATAGGGCAGAGGAGACCTCTGAGGAGCTGGCACAG GCTGCCCCTCTTTGCTCAAGGACAGAGGAAGCAGGTGCTCTGGCCCAAGATGAATATGAAGAGGACAGCTCTGATGAGGAG GACATTCGGAACACTGTGGGCAATGTGCCCCTGGCATGGTACGATGAATTCCCACATGTGGGTTATGACCTGGATGGCAAACGTATCTACAAGCCCCTGCGGACACGAGATGAGCTCGACCAGTTTCTGGACAAAATGGATGACCCAGATTTCTG GCGCACTGTGCAAGACAAGATGACAGGGCGTGATCTGCGGCTAACTGATGAGCAGGTTGCCCTGGTACACCGGCTTCAGAGAGGCCAGTTCGGAGATTCAGGCTTCAATCCCTATGAG CCAGCTGTGGACTTCTTCAGCGGTGACATCATGATCCACCCTGTGACCAACCGCCCAGCTGACAAGCGTAGTTTCATCCCATCCCTAGTTGAAAAGGAGAAG GTGTCTCGAATGGTACATGCCATCAAGATGGGGTGGATCAAGCCTCGACGGCCCCACGACCCCACCCCTAGCTTCTATGACCTGTGGGCCCAGGAGGATCCGAATGCTGTGTTGGGACGCCACAAGATGCATGTGCCTGCCCCCAAGCTGGCCTTGCCTGGCCATGCCGAGTCTTACAACCCACCTCCCGAGTACCTGCCCACTGAGGAGGAG CGCTCGGCGTGGATGCAGCAGGAGCCTGTGGAGAGGAAGCTTAACTTCTTGCCACAGAAATTCCCCAGCTTGAGGACAGTGCCTGCTTACAGCCGCTTCATCCAGGAGCGTTTCGAGCGCTGCCTCGATTTGTATCTGTGCCCACGGCAACGCAAGATGAGG GTGAATGTGGACCCCGAAGACCTCATCCCCAAACTCCCTCGGCCAAGAGACCTTCAGCCTTTCCCTGTGTGCCAGGCCCTC GTCTACAGGGGCCACAGCGACCTTGTCCGTTGCCTCAGTGTCTCGCCAGGGGGCCAGTGGCTAGCTTCAG GTTCAGACGATGGCACGTTGAAGCTCTGGGAGGTGGCCACTGCCCGCTGTATGAAGACTGTACATGTTGGAGGTGTGGTGCGGAGCATCGCCTGGAACCCCAATCCTACCATATGCCTGGTAGCTGCTGCCAT GGATGATGCCGTGTTGCTGCTGAACCCAGCCCTGGGGGACCGGCTGCTGGTGGGCAGCACAGACCAGCTGCTGGAAGCCTTCACTCCACCTGAGGAGCCAGCTCTGCAGCCTGCCCGGTGGCTAGAGGTCTCGGAGGAAGAGCACCAGAGGGGTCTGCGCCTACGCATCTGCCACAGCAAA CCAGTGACACAGGTGACCTGGCATGGGCGAGGGGACTATTTGGCGGTGGTGCTGTCTAGTCAAGAGCACACGCAAGTGCTGCTTCACCAGGTGAGCAGGAGGCGCAGCCAGAGCCCGTTCCGCCGCAGCCACGGGCAGGTGCAGTGTGTGGCCTTCCATCCCTCCCGGCCCTTCCTGCTCGTGGCCTCCCAGCGCAGCATCCGCATTTACCACCTGCTGCGCCAGGAGCTAACCAAGAAGCTGATGCCCAACTGCAAGTGGGTGTCCAGCATGGCTGTACATCCAGCAG GTGACAACATCATCTGTGGCAGCTATGACAGCAAACTGGTGTGGTTTGACCTGGATCTTTCCACCAAGCCATACAAAGTGCTGAG GCACCACAAGAAGGCCTTGCGGGCTGTGGCCTTCCACCCCCGATACCCACTCTTTGCATCCGGCTCAGACGACGGCAGTGTTATCGTGTGCCATGGCATGGTGTACAA TGACCTGCTGCAGAACCCATTGCTGGTGCCTGTCAAGGTGCTGAAAGGACACACCCTGACCCGAGATCTGGGTGTTCTGGATGTGGCCTTCCACCCCACACAGCCGTGGGTCTTCTCCTCCGGGGCAGATGGCACCATTCGACTCTTCAGCTAA
- the Scx gene encoding basic helix-loop-helix transcription factor scleraxis isoform X1 — MSFAMLRSAPPPGRYLYPEVSPLSEDEDRGSESSGSDEKPCRVHAARCGLQGARRRAGGRRAAGSGPGPGGRPGREPRQRHTANARERDRTNSVNTAFTALRTLIPTEPADRKLSKIETLRLASSYISHLGNVLLVGEACGDGQPCHSGPAFFHSGRAGSPLPPPPPPPPLARDGGENTQPKQICTFCLSNQRKLPTSTPRLMGTCCLSPGLLRPAVEGLGEKAELRDAGQP; from the exons ATGTCCTTCGCCATGCTGCGTTCAGCGCCGCCGCCGGGTCGCTACCTGTACCCTGAGGTGAGCCCGCTGTCGGAGGATGAGGACCGCGGAAGCGAGAGCTCGGGCTCCGACGAGAAACCCTGCCGTGTGCATGCTGCGCGCTGTGGCCTCCAGGGCGCCCGGCGGCGGGCAGGAGGACGGAGGGCCGCGGGTAGCGGGCCAGGACCCGGGGGGCGGCCAGGCCGCGAGCCCCGGCAGCGGCACACAGCGAATGCGCGCGAGCGGGACCGCACCAACAGCGTGAACACGGCCTTCACTGCGCTGCGCACACTCATCCCCACCGAGCCAGCGGACCGCAAGCTCTCCAAGATTGAGACGCTGCGCCTGGCCTCCAGCTACATTTCTCACCTGGGCAATGTGCTGCTGGTGGGTGAGGCCTGTGGCGACGGGCAACCATGCCACTCGGGACCCGCTTTCTTCCACAGCGGTCGTGCGGGCAGCCCactgccaccgccgccgccgccaccaccactggCCAGAGACGGCGGCGAGAACACCCAGCCCAAACAGATCTGCACCTTCTGCCTCAGCAACCAGAGAAAGTTG CCCACCTCCACCCCAAGGCTTATGGGCACCTGCTGCCTCTCCCCTGGTCTACTGAGACCTGCAGTAGAGGGGCTAGGGGAGAAGGCTGAACTGAGAGATGCTGGCCAGCCATGA